From Calliphora vicina chromosome 3, idCalVici1.1, whole genome shotgun sequence:
tTAATGGTCGATCGTCATAAAATATTATGCGTTGATATCTATTTATTTGATGCTTATGTTGGTTCAAGTTTGTCTCAATAACGATATTTACAAGGTTTGTATGgttgttataattatttttggtATTGTATGTCGAATATCAAACTGATtatgatatttataagagatttatgcttatttatttgcctatgtaaaattttgcatcgAAATGAATATTTATAAGCTATTATTGTAGGTTAGTGTGTTTTCAAAAGTGGACGAACCAGTTACATgacgatcttcataaaattcagtacgtcgatttttatatgatgcTATCAGTGCTAAGTGGTGTTACACCACTTTTGATTATATTATGTTCTGTGCAACAGCTCTATCTGCTGTTGAATACCAAAAGGGGGCTTACaccatattttttattgatagtTGGTAATGTAAGGAATGTATGTAGAAAACATCAGAacagcaaccaaaaaaaaaaatgcgggttacaccacttttgagCTGATGGCCTCAAATATATGAGATTACATTTTCGAATACCAAACATTTCCAATCAGCAAAGAATTTTTGCAAATAGCTAATATGGCatacatagctagatcgtcttagtattttataaggacccagaaaatacatacatacatactttttgtatgcaatttttaatccgttttttaaatgtatgtagTTGAGGATTTgcaattcaaaacttaaatgtttatatatatttaagatAAATAGATGTAACTACATAATAAAGaggtttataaatattaaaattaaaatgtcatGGTGGTATGTCTGGAAACATCATAAAGGCAGCATTAAGTATTAtgtactaaaatatttatttctttttaggCCTAATCATCATTTGCACAAATTTCAAAGAATTCTCGCAACCCTTAGGACCATTCCAACAAataccatttttatttttagccgCTTCAGCTTTACCgtaatattttccatttaaattgctagaaaacaaaattgtttaatttaattacacAAATACTTACACAAAAAAGTCATGCTTCTCTTACCTAAAAAAACAGTTTCCATACCAACCTGCACCAACTTTATTTTCGGCACAATTACCGGTAAACTGATCATTGTCACGATCTTTGGTAGTAAATTGCCAACCCTGATGTTGGCTGAATGAATCAGTAGCATTGCCAGAATATTTGCCCACTTTaattagtttataattttccgATTCATTGCCAACAGCAAAGCCATCATATTTGGCATATTTAGTGGTTTCGTTAAAGTCTTGTAGTTGTATCATTAGCTCCATGGGTTGCAGTGTAGATGTCAAAGCATGTAATTTATCTAAACCGATAAAAAATTCTCCAACAATACTGCCGAAACCTTGCTTGTAATCAGTCCATCCTCTATAAAAATCTACGGCGCCATTAATGCGTCTTTGGATTACAGTCCAACCACCACCTTCCGTGTGGTTATCACAGGCGACCCAAAATGTTTTACGCCCATAAAGCTGATTGTATATGCGACATTTGTTATtcgcacaaaaatatatattagaaTCAGCACAACTGGTAGGATATGTTTTGGTAGTACtggaatttcaattaaaattaactcattcactttcaaattatataatacaaactttatatggaaataaatttaaaagttgaTTATGAATAGGgggttaatttattatttaattctgttAAAATATCTTGAGTAGTTAATTTcaattcagaattttccaacaaaattttattcgcTTTAATATTGttccactttttataccctcaccttcgtgagaagggtatatataagtttgtcattccgtttgtaatttctacatttttcatttccgaccctataaagtatatatattctggatccttatagatagcggaatcgattaagccatgtccgtctgtctgtctgtctttccgttagttgaaatcaattttctgaagaccccagatatcttcgggatccaaatcttcaataattctgtcagacatgctttcgagaagttcagcaaaatcggtccgtaaataacggagatatgagcaaaaaaccgggacaacctcgattttttacctatttttgatctatatatgcattactaagtcattaatatagacaatatggacacctaattatagatatttcaaagtccattgcaacgatgtagataaggctatagtaagttggacctacaatgggtcaaaatcgggaaaaatattttttgacccgaatttttttttcatcaaacaattttttttgtcataaattttttttccaaaaaaaaaaaaattgaaaaaaaaaatttttaaaaaaaattaaaaatcaattttgaaaaacaattaaaaaaaattaaattttgtttacctaaaaatatttaaaaaaaattattttaaagtataatttggtgaagggtatataagattcggcacagccgaatatagctctcttacttgtttaaattaatttttagtgcAACTAatctgtttatttaatttacatttgtttattgtagcttaattttatattattgtacTCTACACCACCGAAGtcaaaaaatattggtctaacactcAGCTTAAAGAATACTAATCAGATTCTGTTACTGAGTCGATTTATTTCTGCCCATCCATGTAAATCTTGTAGTCAAACTACAGGACGCAATTTTGAACCTAATACTAAGAACAAGTGATCATCCATTGGATGAAGATGATCttagctggctgaaatcggtcaattaattcacctagctcccataaaaCTACCAAGTAAGCTGTATGTAATAGGAAAtcaaacataaacattttctatggaaaaattactttaacgagcatacaTGCATCTTCTGTAGACAGTAGATACAAATTCTAATCGAATTCGGATACAAATTTTTAGTACTTGTTTATGCTAACTTACcaaactaatgtctgatcatGGCTCTCGAGACAGATCTTGGTTGCTTCTGAAATTAtcgtatataaatatataaaataattttgcagtttttattttcttaccaGTTTGATTTagatatttctttatatttcgattttgatccattgttaTAGTATCAACATTTgttaatttcttatcaatattttgtaataaagttAATTTATTGGATATACTATCACCCAGCTGACGTGTACTGGTTTCCCAACTggcttttttcaatatattttccacATTATTAAGCTTTTCACTAAAGCTATTGAATAGAACATCGTGGGTTTTCACTATTTCTTTGATATCACTGATCATATGCCATTTATCGCCAGTATTGATGATATGGTTTTGTTCGCCTATCAAATTATTTGTTTCACATAAATTGTCCTTGATTTGTCCCCGTGTATTACTTTCTGTGCTCTGAATTCTCTGTGGAATCTTATCGAATTTTTGCTCGAACCTTTGTAGAATTTCACTTTGTTTGTCCAATTGCAATTGTATCATTTCAAAACGTAGTTTGAAAAACTCATTACCAGTTTTCAGAGCCTCTAATTGGCTCTCGAATCGAGAGTAGTCACAAGTTAAGTATTCATCGGAAGCCAGTGTGTATTTGGACTGttaagtaaataattaaatttacaaactacatatttatatattgatttgtcattctaaatacttgCATTGATTGCAGCTTGTGCAAAATTGTGGGAATTCCAGATGTAGAAAAATGATAAGAAATATAGTCGAGTTTTGTAATGCATTTCTTACtcgtttatttatatttaatgtttacTTGTTCATTTACAGATACTgaatgaattgcaattaatcTTTCACTCAGTTTATATAGAATTGAAACGAAATAATTCCATTGCAATTAATAGTTCTTAGATTTGCTGTTTCTGttgaattatttatatattgaatTATTCATAGCTCAGTTCAGAAATAAGTAGCTACAAATGTAGGTAATGATATATATAACCACTTATTTAGTTCATTACcagcaatttattattatttatttgaaactagctgacccgacagacgttgtcctgtccaaatttgaaaattggtaaaaataattaaaaagaaaaaaaaaaacaagtaagggtaCTATATTCGACcgttccgaatcttatatactctccacttaaatatgatggtataacaactgaaataatatacttaacaattgttagaaatactagtttacgcagaagatattttatttcaaatgtacaaatgttcagcaatttataactgaaatttctattagaacgtatgaaatttaacaatttatatacttaataattagttaatacgtttggataaagatttttcctttttaacctcaagtgaagaaacagagtataaacaagtaagagtactatattcggctgtgccgaatcttatataccctccacctaaatatgatggtataacaactgaataatatacttaacaattgttagaaatactagtttacgcagacaatattttatttcaaaagtacataatataattgaaattcctattggaacgtatgaaatttaacaatttatatacttaatatttagttaatacgtttggtcAACATTTGTCCTTTTTTACCAGATtataaaaaaagggtatacaaatatatttagacaaatttcaagctattgggttgtgggacttatatgggagctatgacctattatgagtcgattgtcataaaatattttaacgtgatttttatgtatttatattggaGTTGTTGCgaaatatggaccaatattcacaaaattcagtagtatgattttaaaaatgactgatcggtgtactattttggttcaatatatggaagctatgacctattatggacctaagtatttgagagctatttttgtacaattttatataaacaacgccattaTCAAAAGTGGACATggttaattatggaccaatattttaaaaatcttgtagtacgattcttttttttttttttttttttataacgttttattgatttattgaatctgtctattttgaccttacaataagtatttaaatcttataactaaaattaaaactatttgctcttcagcaagagagccattatggtaaactgtcactcatcttagcggggtggtagatctgctctacggagcctggatcgagtttgggtctgcacaagttgtcttgcaagcgtattgggatggtttcgcagcttcataatatatttctcacagactttctcgaactcttcctttaccaatgtcacttctaagtctctgtggatgttttcatttcttatgtaccatggtgctcccgtcatggtcctaagaattttagattgggccctctgtataagatcaatactggtgttgctagccattccccataattgaattccatatgtccaaattggttttaaaacggtcttatacaggatgactttatattcaaggcttaattttgattggtcactgattaaccaatgaaagctagaggcttttaacttcatgtgaagtctcttggtttctatgtgtcggcgccaagtaagccgtctatctagatgaataccaaggtaggtgacataatcagactgcggtatattaacgtttttgagtgtgacaggtgggcaatttcctctccttagagcgaacgtaacatgtttacttttcagctcatttacctttattcgccagtttttcaaccatgactccacacgtacgaggtaattctgtagttgactagatgccatgagtgggttttcgtctgagctaataatggcggtatcatcagcaaatgttgaaattgttagtttatcgcacgtagggaggtcggaggtgtaaatcaaatatagcgtaggtcctagtacacttccctgtggaacgccagctccaatcttgcattctctcgtcacataatcattgtacttaactctgaaaagtctattcgataaataagactccagcaatttatgagtacatagtggtagtaaacatttgattttatgtattagacccttatgccataccttgtcaaaagcctgagcaacgtctaaaaagatggcagaacaatatttctttaattcaaaagattttcgaatctctccagttaaacgattgacctg
This genomic window contains:
- the LOC135955651 gene encoding angiopoietin-related protein 7-like, with amino-acid sequence MINTQAYDNPLTTPSESFNVFNTENTVMEDNGTSSGAIPKSKYTLASDEYLTCDYSRFESQLEALKTGNEFFKLRFEMIQLQLDKQSEILQRFEQKFDKIPQRIQSTESNTRGQIKDNLCETNNLIGEQNHIINTGDKWHMISDIKEIVKTHDVLFNSFSEKLNNVENILKKASWETSTRQLGDSISNKLTLLQNIDKKLTNVDTITMDQNRNIKKYLNQTEATKICLESHDQTLVCTTKTYPTSCADSNIYFCANNKCRIYNQLYGRKTFWVACDNHTEGGGWTVIQRRINGAVDFYRGWTDYKQGFGSIVGEFFIGLDKLHALTSTLQPMELMIQLQDFNETTKYAKYDGFAVGNESENYKLIKVGKYSGNATDSFSQHQGWQFTTKDRDNDQFTGNCAENKVGAGWYGNCFFSNLNGKYYGKAEAAKNKNGICWNGPKGCENSLKFVQMMIRPKKK